The Methanobacterium lacus genome includes a region encoding these proteins:
- a CDS encoding ABC transporter substrate-binding protein codes for MNQKRTVLIVLGVLIVVGLALTTTYSSSDTNKIKVAYIPCDHDAALFIALAQNKYSANGLNVEPTSISTGSSIVSALASGDIDVGYIGIAPALQGIAEGVPIKIVGAVNEDGSGIVVNTNSDINNTTDLVGKKIATPGVSSIQQVLLLYQLAKYNITKNQVDISSVNIFMLPSTLASDKVDGYIAYEPYVSIAPFTNVGRVLMYSDEIMPNHPCCVIVARQDFIDQHPQELQTFLDIHKNCTEFANNNTNQTASLVSDELTTNPELEKTALKHVIFVSQLNNDFQTKVLDFMNIEIEMGYLKKNLTSSQIFDSSFLGD; via the coding sequence ATGAATCAAAAAAGAACCGTGCTCATTGTTTTGGGCGTTTTAATAGTGGTTGGATTGGCTCTGACCACCACCTACTCAAGTTCAGACACCAACAAGATCAAAGTAGCATACATACCCTGTGATCATGATGCTGCATTGTTCATTGCCCTTGCACAGAACAAGTACAGTGCCAATGGTTTGAATGTTGAACCAACATCGATATCAACAGGATCCAGCATAGTGTCAGCCCTTGCAAGTGGAGATATTGATGTGGGTTATATTGGTATAGCACCGGCACTACAGGGAATAGCTGAGGGTGTACCAATCAAGATAGTCGGGGCAGTGAATGAGGATGGCAGTGGAATAGTTGTAAATACCAATTCAGACATCAACAACACAACAGATCTGGTGGGTAAAAAAATAGCAACACCTGGTGTGAGCTCCATACAACAGGTTTTACTCCTTTACCAACTGGCCAAGTACAACATCACAAAAAATCAAGTTGATATTTCATCTGTCAATATATTCATGCTCCCAAGCACCCTTGCATCGGACAAGGTGGATGGATACATTGCATACGAACCCTACGTTTCAATTGCACCTTTTACAAATGTTGGAAGGGTGCTGATGTACTCTGATGAGATAATGCCCAACCATCCATGTTGTGTTATTGTTGCAAGGCAGGATTTTATTGATCAACACCCGCAGGAACTTCAAACCTTCCTGGACATACATAAAAACTGTACAGAATTTGCAAACAACAACACAAACCAAACAGCAAGCCTGGTTTCAGATGAATTAACAACCAACCCTGAACTTGAAAAAACAGCCCTTAAACATGTGATCTTCGTATCACAACTCAACAACGACTTCCAAACCAAGGTACTGGACTTTATGAACATCGAGATCGAAATGGGATATCTGAAGAAAAACCTTACATCCAGCCAAATATTTGATTCAAGCTTTTTAGGTGATTGA
- a CDS encoding metallophosphoesterase family protein, translated as MMDKKLIHISDLHFGEYKFDEKLKNNLKFQIEYENPDLIVVAGDITALGYLEDYNLAREFLYELNNIAETYVVPGNHDSCNVGLVHFRKLIGERRFVATDKNEDIVLIGLDSSEPDIHDGKIGFDQIEWLNDVLNKIPRDRFTAVTFHHHLLPIPQTGRERNILLDSGDVLKLLVSHGVNLVLNGHKHVSNAWKIDDMVILNSGTATTNRLYGDNSPSYNKVLVDDETITAYKIKTETGEEKLLAHYTYEQQIHNRSKIPTIFSY; from the coding sequence ATGATGGATAAAAAGCTGATTCACATATCTGATCTTCATTTTGGGGAATATAAATTCGATGAAAAGCTTAAAAACAACCTTAAATTTCAGATAGAATACGAAAATCCCGATCTTATAGTGGTGGCAGGGGACATAACTGCCCTGGGATATCTGGAAGATTATAACTTGGCCAGGGAATTTCTATACGAACTCAACAACATAGCTGAAACCTACGTTGTACCAGGAAATCATGATTCATGCAACGTTGGTTTGGTACACTTCAGAAAGCTCATAGGAGAAAGAAGATTTGTTGCAACGGACAAAAATGAAGATATCGTACTAATTGGTCTTGATTCTTCAGAACCGGACATCCACGATGGAAAAATAGGATTTGACCAGATAGAATGGTTAAATGATGTACTAAACAAGATTCCCAGGGACAGATTTACCGCAGTGACATTCCACCATCACCTACTGCCAATACCACAAACCGGCCGTGAAAGAAACATACTCCTGGATTCTGGAGATGTTTTAAAACTTCTGGTTAGTCACGGTGTTAACCTAGTGCTAAATGGACATAAACACGTTTCAAATGCCTGGAAAATAGATGATATGGTGATATTAAATTCAGGTACAGCCACAACCAACAGACTCTACGGAGATAACTCACCCTCATACAACAAGGTACTGGTTGATGATGAAACCATAACAGCGTACAAAATTAAAACAGAAACAGGTGAAGAAAAATTACTTGCACATTACACCTACGAACAACAGATCCACAACAGGTCCAAAATTCCAACCATATTCTCCTATTAA
- a CDS encoding glycosyltransferase family 2 protein gives MKSFFHEKFHIYSFKYRDNLSILITFFSFILFLAILIFILFNSTPLMNADLSLFEKVVSAVLLLSFLYSGLHCVGYLDHILKSVILYDDELIENKKETNGGNAFVAIVIPTLNEDPDMVRKTVMDAKSLDYQNYDIFLIDSSTDLEIRDKTEEMSKKLNINYIYRDNLRGYKAGSINDSVACLHEKFEYLLILDSDHRLKRSVLGDLIPLLENDPDLTFIQTPQYFKARENDRLGLAYSFQQHIFYKHICRGLCVNKTAYICGTNVILRLNHLKEVGGMDETCITEDISTSFKLHSNGCKSIYIDKVYAEGLAPPSLSAYYGQQLRWSYGTFQNTKRVIKRFITEPGTLKSLQWWEYIVLNGTWYFIGVAIFVWLLYPVIVLIFNLKPLVLGSLNIPFYIFVVMIITQTLASYLERGYPLRKLLLSQALFFSLFPVYTKALIYGLMNKELKFNVTPKEGAKNNVERTEFKEILPQIGFMIILTISIVVGIIKLGNGENTATYPSIILWASYSLLMLVIFIIYFYLDDKSVKNPDLNS, from the coding sequence ATGAAATCTTTTTTCCATGAAAAATTTCATATCTACAGTTTCAAGTACAGGGACAATTTATCCATCTTAATAACTTTTTTTTCATTCATTTTATTTCTGGCCATACTCATTTTCATACTATTCAATTCCACACCCCTCATGAATGCTGATCTGTCGTTATTTGAGAAGGTAGTTTCGGCAGTGTTGTTGTTATCATTTTTGTACAGTGGACTGCACTGTGTGGGCTACTTGGATCACATATTAAAATCTGTAATTCTCTACGATGATGAACTAATCGAAAATAAAAAGGAAACCAATGGTGGAAACGCATTTGTGGCCATTGTAATTCCAACGTTAAACGAAGATCCAGACATGGTTAGAAAAACAGTTATGGATGCTAAATCTTTGGACTACCAGAACTACGATATCTTCTTAATAGACAGTTCTACAGACCTGGAAATTCGTGATAAAACTGAGGAAATGTCCAAGAAGTTGAATATAAACTATATCTACAGGGATAATTTGAGGGGTTACAAGGCGGGTTCCATCAATGATTCAGTTGCTTGCCTCCATGAGAAATTTGAGTACCTACTTATTTTAGATTCTGATCACAGACTGAAAAGATCGGTACTGGGAGATCTCATACCACTACTGGAAAATGATCCTGATCTAACTTTTATACAGACGCCCCAGTACTTCAAAGCCCGTGAAAATGACAGGCTGGGATTGGCGTACTCATTTCAACAGCATATCTTTTATAAACACATATGCAGAGGACTGTGTGTAAACAAAACTGCATACATATGTGGAACCAACGTTATCCTACGTTTAAACCATTTAAAAGAAGTTGGAGGTATGGATGAAACTTGTATAACTGAAGACATATCAACATCATTCAAACTGCACAGTAACGGCTGTAAATCTATTTACATTGATAAAGTATATGCAGAAGGTTTGGCACCTCCATCACTATCTGCTTACTATGGTCAGCAGCTCAGATGGTCCTACGGCACATTTCAAAACACAAAGAGGGTTATTAAAAGATTTATAACGGAACCAGGTACTCTTAAATCGTTACAATGGTGGGAGTACATAGTTTTAAACGGTACATGGTACTTCATAGGTGTTGCTATATTTGTATGGCTTTTGTATCCTGTTATCGTCCTCATTTTCAATCTCAAACCATTGGTGTTGGGGTCGCTAAACATACCATTTTACATATTTGTAGTGATGATCATAACCCAAACACTTGCAAGCTATTTAGAAAGGGGTTATCCACTCAGAAAACTCCTACTTTCACAGGCCCTATTTTTCAGTTTGTTCCCGGTTTATACCAAGGCACTGATATATGGACTGATGAACAAGGAGTTAAAGTTCAATGTAACTCCAAAGGAAGGTGCGAAAAATAATGTAGAGAGAACTGAATTTAAGGAAATTCTACCCCAAATAGGGTTTATGATCATTTTAACCATCTCCATAGTTGTGGGAATTATTAAACTTGGAAATGGAGAGAACACAGCAACATATCCTTCAATAATTTTATGGGCAAGTTACAGTCTATTAATGCTCGTGATATTCATAATTTACTTTTATTTAGATGATAAATCTGTTAAAAACCCGGATTTAAACAGTTAA